A region of Paenibacillus sp. JNUCC-31 DNA encodes the following proteins:
- a CDS encoding ABC transporter permease, with protein MKALSLEYFKIRRKKIWVMLTLFLAAEMIWASMSMSISISRSEANASWEALIFSIASMNGLFLPIISAIVVSRICDMEHKGNTWKMLMTTNTGRNHVYTAKYICANSLILYGILAQAVFIVGFGLSKNIPGPLPFSLLVQFAAGTLLTTLAITALQQWLSLTVRNQAFALCLGMLGGFIGTTSGLFPAGIRHLFIWSYYMDLNPVTYIYSASSGTYVSGMLPFGLFIAALLMAAIFYFAGNIHASRQEI; from the coding sequence ATGAAAGCTCTATCTCTGGAATATTTCAAAATTCGTCGCAAAAAGATCTGGGTCATGCTAACTCTGTTTCTTGCTGCAGAGATGATCTGGGCCTCCATGTCCATGAGCATCTCCATCTCCCGAAGTGAAGCCAATGCGAGCTGGGAAGCGCTGATCTTCAGCATTGCTTCCATGAACGGTCTGTTTCTGCCGATTATATCGGCTATCGTTGTATCCCGAATCTGTGACATGGAGCATAAGGGAAACACATGGAAGATGCTAATGACGACCAACACCGGACGCAATCATGTCTACACAGCCAAATACATCTGTGCAAACAGCCTGATCCTGTACGGTATCCTTGCTCAGGCTGTCTTCATTGTAGGTTTTGGTCTATCCAAAAATATTCCCGGACCGCTGCCATTCTCCCTGCTTGTGCAATTCGCTGCAGGGACACTGTTAACTACGCTTGCAATAACGGCACTCCAACAATGGTTGTCTCTTACGGTCCGCAATCAGGCCTTTGCATTATGCCTGGGCATGTTGGGCGGATTTATCGGAACAACTTCAGGGTTGTTCCCTGCAGGTATTCGTCACCTCTTCATTTGGTCCTACTACATGGATCTGAATCCGGTCACTTACATTTACAGTGCATCTTCAGGCACCTATGTATCGGGTATGCTGCCCTTCGGTCTGTTCATAGCCGCCTTGTTGATGGCTGCCATCTTCTATTTTGCAGGGAATATTCATGCTTCAAGACAAGAGATTTGA